The proteins below come from a single Parageobacillus thermoglucosidasius genomic window:
- a CDS encoding NUDIX hydrolase encodes MRTRVRAAGVVVHNEHILLHKMDDFWVLPGGGVGFEATAEGLKREFKEELGIEIKIKNLLWVAENFFEYNNQKEQSIEFYYLIEFPENCALYNQNSFEGYEGKQTLKFKWHKIDNINNLTILPEFLAEYLKELRTSIPERIQHIINKTI; translated from the coding sequence TTGAGAACGAGAGTTAGAGCTGCAGGAGTTGTGGTGCATAATGAACATATACTCTTGCATAAGATGGATGATTTTTGGGTTTTACCTGGTGGTGGAGTGGGGTTCGAAGCAACAGCAGAAGGATTAAAAAGAGAATTTAAAGAAGAATTGGGGATTGAAATTAAAATAAAGAATTTGTTATGGGTAGCAGAAAATTTTTTTGAATATAACAACCAAAAAGAACAAAGTATTGAATTTTATTATCTGATAGAGTTTCCAGAAAACTGTGCGCTATATAACCAAAATAGCTTCGAAGGATATGAAGGCAAACAAACTTTGAAATTTAAGTGGCATAAAATTGATAATATCAATAATTTAACAATTTTACCTGAATTTTTAGCCGAATATTTGAAGGAATTAAGAACATCCATTCCAGAAAGGATTCAACACATTATAAATAAAACAATTTAA
- a CDS encoding alanyl-tRNA editing protein, whose product MTRELFLEDSYKKAHHAKVIEIKEDKIILDETIFYPTGGGQPHDTGMIKQGNETFKVNKVQRENGQIVHYVDNVEKLKQGPVEILIDWDRRYKFMRYHSLLHVLAGYLYNKFGALAIGNQIFEDRARIDFQFEEPLTNEQFNEIEDEINKLIQEDHQVSIRTVSREEAERIDGSIKTVINLLPPSIKNVRLVAIGDIDEQACGGTHVKETKEIGPFQISKIKSKGQNKKRLEVTLNCT is encoded by the coding sequence ATGACAAGAGAACTTTTCTTAGAAGACAGTTATAAAAAAGCACATCATGCTAAAGTCATCGAAATTAAGGAGGACAAAATTATTTTAGACGAGACGATTTTCTACCCCACAGGTGGCGGCCAACCTCATGATACAGGAATGATCAAACAAGGAAATGAGACATTTAAAGTGAATAAGGTTCAAAGAGAAAATGGACAAATTGTCCATTATGTAGACAATGTTGAAAAACTAAAACAAGGTCCTGTAGAGATACTGATAGACTGGGATCGACGATATAAATTTATGCGTTATCATTCCCTGTTGCATGTATTAGCCGGTTATCTTTATAACAAATTCGGGGCTTTGGCGATAGGAAATCAAATTTTCGAGGATCGGGCAAGAATCGATTTTCAATTCGAAGAACCTTTAACAAACGAACAATTTAACGAGATTGAAGATGAAATAAACAAGTTAATCCAAGAGGATCATCAAGTCTCAATACGCACCGTTAGCCGTGAAGAAGCGGAGAGAATTGACGGTTCTATTAAGACGGTGATTAATTTGCTGCCTCCTTCTATTAAAAATGTCCGACTTGTTGCTATTGGTGACATTGATGAACAGGCTTGCGGGGGAACACATGTAAAAGAAACAAAAGAAATAGGCCCTTTTCAAATTTCGAAAATCAAAAGTAAAGGACAAAACAAAAAACGCTTAGAAGTTACTTTAAACTGTACTTGA
- a CDS encoding APC family permease, whose amino-acid sequence MVSSLKRFLIGRPLKSTELGEQKLNKLKALAVLSSDALSSVAYGTEQILLVLATIGAIAFWYSLPIAIGVLILLMALILSYRQIIYSYPHGGGAYVVSKTNLGVNPGLIAGGSLLVDYILTVAVSVSAGTDAITSAFPTLHQYTVGIAIAMVVFITILNLRGINESASVLAYPVYLFVLALVILIIVGIFRIINGQVPSTLHTPVGTAVPGITLFLLLRAFASGCSALTGVEAISNAVPNFKEPAAKNAAKTLVMMGFILAFLFVGVTFLAYWYGIAPKAEETVVSQLASEVFGRSAMYYFIQGATALILILAANTGFSAFPLLAYNLASDKYMPRMYLIRGDRLGYSNGIITLGLASILVIVAFNGQTEQLIPLYAVGVFIPFTLSQTGMIVKWVREKPTGWVPKLLTNLLGAAITLTVLCIFFITKFTQVWAVLVFLPIIVFIFHQIHKHYDAVAEQLRVNPNEIPDKIEGNVVLVPVAGITKVVEQSLNYAQAIGDYVFAVYVAFDRESMLRMEGKWKKWHPDVRLVTLFSYYRDLITPISKLVDTIESKAEERNYTVTVLIPQFIPKKGWHNFLHNQSSVLLRLYLLYKKNVIVSTVPYRLHK is encoded by the coding sequence ATGGTTTCATCGTTAAAACGATTTCTAATCGGCAGACCGTTGAAATCAACCGAACTGGGAGAGCAAAAGTTGAACAAATTGAAGGCATTGGCGGTTTTATCGTCTGATGCCCTGTCTTCGGTTGCATACGGTACGGAACAGATTTTACTTGTTCTCGCAACAATTGGAGCTATTGCATTTTGGTATTCCCTCCCTATTGCGATTGGGGTTCTTATTTTATTGATGGCACTTATTTTATCGTATCGCCAAATCATTTACTCTTATCCACATGGGGGCGGGGCTTACGTCGTTTCCAAAACAAATTTGGGTGTTAATCCTGGCCTCATTGCCGGAGGCTCTTTGCTGGTCGACTATATTTTAACGGTGGCGGTAAGTGTGTCCGCGGGAACAGATGCCATTACATCCGCATTTCCAACTTTACATCAATACACAGTTGGAATTGCTATCGCCATGGTTGTGTTTATCACTATTCTTAATCTTAGGGGCATAAACGAATCCGCTTCTGTTTTAGCGTATCCCGTTTATTTGTTTGTGTTGGCACTTGTTATTCTCATTATTGTTGGGATTTTCCGAATTATAAATGGCCAAGTGCCATCAACTTTGCATACACCTGTCGGTACTGCAGTGCCCGGAATTACGTTATTTTTATTACTGCGCGCTTTTGCATCCGGCTGTTCTGCATTGACAGGGGTAGAAGCGATCTCCAACGCTGTTCCAAATTTTAAGGAACCGGCGGCAAAAAACGCTGCCAAAACGTTAGTGATGATGGGATTCATCCTCGCTTTTTTATTTGTTGGAGTCACTTTTTTAGCATACTGGTATGGAATTGCTCCGAAAGCAGAAGAAACTGTTGTTTCCCAACTTGCTTCTGAGGTGTTTGGAAGAAGCGCGATGTATTACTTTATCCAAGGAGCAACTGCCCTTATTTTAATTTTGGCTGCAAATACGGGGTTTTCTGCCTTTCCTTTGCTGGCATATAATCTCGCATCCGATAAATACATGCCAAGAATGTATCTTATACGTGGCGACCGATTAGGATATTCAAACGGAATCATCACGCTTGGCCTTGCTTCTATTTTGGTGATTGTTGCTTTTAATGGGCAAACGGAACAGTTAATCCCTTTGTATGCGGTTGGCGTATTTATTCCTTTCACTTTGTCACAAACAGGAATGATTGTAAAATGGGTGCGCGAAAAACCAACAGGGTGGGTACCAAAGCTGCTTACAAACTTGTTAGGAGCTGCCATTACACTAACCGTGCTGTGCATCTTTTTTATCACAAAATTTACTCAAGTATGGGCTGTGCTTGTCTTTCTTCCGATTATCGTATTTATTTTTCATCAAATCCATAAGCACTATGATGCCGTGGCAGAACAACTGCGCGTCAATCCAAACGAGATTCCCGACAAAATTGAGGGAAATGTCGTGCTTGTGCCTGTTGCGGGAATAACAAAGGTAGTCGAACAATCCTTAAATTACGCCCAAGCCATTGGAGATTACGTATTCGCTGTATATGTGGCCTTTGATCGGGAAAGCATGCTTCGAATGGAAGGGAAATGGAAAAAGTGGCACCCGGATGTTCGGCTTGTTACCCTCTTTTCTTATTATCGCGATCTTATCACACCAATTTCCAAGCTGGTGGATACCATTGAAAGCAAGGCGGAGGAAAGAAACTATACAGTAACAGTTTTGATTCCTCAATTTATACCGAAAAAGGGATGGCATAACTTTTTGCATAACCAATCCAGCGTTTTATTGCGCTTGTACCTTCTATATAAGAAAAATGTGATTGTCTCAACAGTTCCTTACCGGCTCCACAAGTAG
- a CDS encoding methyl-accepting chemotaxis protein: protein MEKVEEKEKTNAEDIELLDAFLKVAPYLNQLVHEDITVGIYDTEKLIVNYPAKTFSLNVKPGDPLQEGDIITNAIKQNKLLSAIVPKELFGVGLIAKAMPIHDRNGRVVGGIGIGVNMEKAMQLSEISSNLSTVMEEITATIQSMADSITELSNEITTISEKAKEAAENVGKIEGISNLVKEIADQSNLLGLNAAIEAARAGEHGKGFSIVANEVRKMANTSKQHVEEINEKTNQMKNLIKQLNDFIQSVSEESSAQSAAIEELSATMQEINTNIQVLAEIAKQNIEIEK from the coding sequence ATGGAGAAGGTAGAAGAAAAAGAAAAAACAAATGCTGAGGATATAGAGCTATTGGATGCATTTCTAAAGGTGGCCCCATACTTGAACCAACTTGTGCATGAAGACATTACGGTCGGAATTTATGACACAGAAAAGTTAATTGTTAATTATCCGGCCAAAACATTTTCTCTAAATGTCAAACCTGGTGATCCTTTACAAGAAGGCGACATCATCACAAATGCGATCAAACAAAACAAGCTTCTCTCTGCTATTGTTCCAAAGGAGCTTTTTGGGGTTGGCTTAATTGCAAAGGCTATGCCTATTCATGACCGTAATGGTCGTGTTGTAGGCGGTATCGGAATCGGAGTTAATATGGAGAAGGCTATGCAATTATCAGAAATCTCTTCTAATCTTTCGACAGTCATGGAGGAAATAACTGCAACAATCCAATCAATGGCCGACTCCATCACTGAGCTTTCTAATGAAATAACAACCATTTCAGAAAAGGCTAAAGAAGCAGCCGAAAATGTTGGTAAAATTGAAGGAATTTCAAATTTGGTAAAAGAAATTGCGGATCAAAGTAATTTGTTAGGACTAAATGCTGCTATTGAAGCTGCAAGAGCCGGTGAACATGGCAAAGGTTTTTCCATTGTAGCGAACGAGGTACGGAAAATGGCCAACACCTCGAAACAACATGTCGAAGAAATCAATGAAAAAACAAACCAAATGAAGAATCTTATTAAGCAGCTAAACGATTTTATTCAATCAGTAAGTGAAGAATCGAGCGCCCAATCAGCAGCTATTGAAGAGCTGTCCGCTACAATGCAAGAAATCAATACAAACATCCAAGTGCTTGCAGAAATAGCAAAACAAAATATCGAAATAGAAAAATAA
- a CDS encoding aldehyde dehydrogenase family protein codes for MVNFKLLNKQYISGEWKDGTSNRQLIDFNPYNNEVITTFTCASLKDVDEAYRSAKEAQKKWQHTNPIEKRAVFENAVKYIEENKESIENIIIEELGGTKLKAAFEIDLVINIIKEAATYPFRMEGKILPSPVDGKENRLYRIPVGVVGVISPFNFPFFLSMKSVAPALGAGNGVVLKPHEHTPITGGTLIAKIFEEAGLPKGLLNVVITEIEEIGDGFIEHPIPKVISFTGSSKVGKHIGEVAGRHLKKVSLELGGNSALIVLDDADIDLAVSAAVFSRFTHQGQICMSANRIIVHEKVYDEFLTKYVRKVASLKCGDPRDPETIIGPLMNERQVQMIINLIETGIKEGATPILKGEVKGNIVEPVIFTDVTPDMTIAKEELFGPVVCIMKVENDQQAIEYANNSDFGLSGAIHTSNIERGAEMAKQIETGMIHINDGTINDEPIVAFGGEKNSGLGRLNGSWSLDAFTTVKWISIQHTPRKYPYS; via the coding sequence ATGGTAAATTTCAAGTTATTAAATAAGCAATATATCAGTGGAGAATGGAAAGATGGCACCAGCAACAGACAACTGATAGATTTTAATCCATACAACAATGAAGTGATTACAACATTTACATGCGCCAGCTTAAAAGACGTTGATGAAGCCTATCGATCAGCCAAAGAAGCCCAAAAAAAGTGGCAACATACGAACCCTATTGAAAAAAGAGCTGTTTTTGAAAATGCGGTAAAATATATTGAAGAGAATAAAGAATCTATTGAAAACATCATTATCGAAGAACTTGGCGGGACAAAACTGAAAGCAGCTTTTGAAATTGATCTTGTTATCAATATAATCAAAGAAGCAGCTACATATCCTTTTCGAATGGAAGGAAAAATTTTACCATCCCCAGTTGATGGGAAAGAAAATCGCCTATATCGCATTCCTGTTGGAGTTGTCGGTGTGATTAGTCCTTTTAACTTTCCGTTTTTCCTTTCTATGAAATCGGTCGCTCCCGCATTAGGAGCAGGAAACGGTGTTGTGCTAAAGCCACATGAGCATACGCCTATCACCGGTGGAACGCTCATTGCCAAAATTTTTGAAGAAGCAGGTCTGCCAAAAGGTCTGCTAAATGTTGTTATAACTGAAATTGAGGAAATTGGCGACGGATTCATTGAACATCCAATTCCAAAGGTTATTTCATTTACAGGTTCAAGTAAAGTTGGAAAACATATCGGTGAAGTTGCCGGACGTCATTTGAAAAAAGTCTCATTGGAGCTTGGAGGAAATAGTGCACTGATTGTCCTGGATGATGCCGATATTGATCTTGCTGTCAGTGCAGCGGTTTTCAGCCGTTTTACACATCAAGGCCAAATTTGTATGTCAGCGAATCGAATTATCGTTCATGAAAAAGTATATGATGAATTTTTAACAAAATATGTACGTAAAGTAGCTAGTTTGAAATGCGGCGATCCACGAGACCCTGAGACGATTATTGGACCGTTGATGAATGAAAGACAAGTTCAAATGATTATCAACCTTATTGAAACAGGCATAAAAGAAGGCGCAACCCCTATTTTAAAAGGAGAAGTGAAGGGAAATATTGTAGAACCCGTCATATTTACCGATGTTACGCCGGATATGACGATTGCCAAAGAAGAGCTTTTTGGCCCAGTTGTATGCATTATGAAAGTTGAAAATGACCAACAAGCAATTGAGTATGCCAACAACAGCGATTTTGGCTTAAGCGGCGCCATCCATACATCCAATATTGAACGCGGCGCGGAGATGGCGAAACAGATTGAAACTGGTATGATTCATATTAACGACGGAACCATCAATGATGAACCAATAGTTGCATTTGGCGGAGAAAAAAATTCAGGATTAGGACGACTCAACGGCTCATGGAGCTTAGATGCGTTTACAACTGTTAAATGGATTTCCATTCAACATACACCGAGAAAATACCCATATTCGTAA
- a CDS encoding N-acetylmuramoyl-L-alanine amidase, whose protein sequence is MVKIFIDPGHGGADPGAIGNGLQEKNVTLQIAVRIRDILLAEYDNVSIRMSRIGDQTVSLTERTAAANTWGADFYLSIHVNSGGGTGYEDYVYPGVGSPTTTYQKNIHEEIIKLVDFLDRGMKQANFFVLRETNMPAVLTENGFIDNANDAPKLKSSSFIENIARGHVNGIVRSFGLPKKSAGTLYKVQIGAFRVKTNADHLAAKAKAKGFNVYVIYKDGLYKVQIGAFANLENAKQLAEKAKAAGFEAIIIQE, encoded by the coding sequence ATGGTAAAAATCTTTATTGATCCAGGACATGGCGGAGCAGATCCCGGAGCAATTGGAAATGGGTTGCAGGAAAAAAATGTGACACTTCAAATTGCTGTGCGGATTCGAGATATCCTGTTAGCTGAATATGATAATGTTTCGATCCGAATGAGCCGTATTGGTGATCAAACGGTCAGTTTAACAGAACGGACAGCTGCAGCTAATACATGGGGAGCCGATTTTTATCTTTCCATCCATGTTAATTCTGGCGGAGGAACTGGATATGAAGATTATGTTTATCCAGGTGTCGGGTCCCCGACAACAACCTACCAAAAAAATATTCACGAAGAGATTATAAAGCTGGTGGATTTTTTGGATCGCGGAATGAAACAAGCAAATTTCTTTGTTTTAAGAGAAACTAACATGCCTGCAGTTCTCACCGAAAATGGCTTTATTGATAATGCAAACGATGCACCGAAACTGAAAAGCAGTTCATTTATTGAGAACATTGCCCGCGGCCATGTCAATGGTATCGTTCGGTCTTTTGGATTGCCGAAAAAAAGCGCAGGAACGCTTTACAAAGTGCAGATTGGCGCTTTTAGAGTGAAAACAAATGCAGATCATTTAGCGGCAAAAGCAAAGGCAAAGGGATTCAATGTATATGTCATTTATAAAGATGGACTATATAAAGTGCAAATTGGTGCGTTCGCCAATCTTGAAAACGCGAAACAACTGGCAGAAAAAGCAAAAGCTGCAGGATTTGAAGCGATAATTATCCAGGAATAA
- a CDS encoding thermonuclease family protein, with translation MKKFVSALAIIVSTAIFPGNSFAHPGALDKLGGHFRKSDCTYLLHEPTPIAMQAKDKAALAQLIKKYNSNSECVRQLTLDKIDLQGHTLGGTSSSAASSPKQSTNQSSSLQLGQKYPAKLVTCIDGDTARFMVNGREYTTRFLFIDTPESTIQVEPYGKEASRFTCSRLSRGDITLETDGSTLFDKYRRLLAWVWVGDKLLQEEIAKAGLVEDFYDYGDYKYEDRIRKAMDEAKQAGAGMYGASSSKMNSADQQTKSEGQKPDIPSPDNEQKNQQADQETTAKETSDSNTERPVFYLLVFAFIVAFFYFLSRK, from the coding sequence ATGAAGAAATTCGTTAGCGCGCTAGCCATAATAGTATCCACAGCGATTTTTCCGGGAAATAGTTTTGCACATCCGGGTGCGCTCGATAAACTTGGCGGGCATTTCCGCAAATCCGATTGTACGTATTTATTGCATGAACCAACACCGATTGCAATGCAAGCAAAAGATAAGGCGGCGCTAGCCCAGCTAATAAAAAAATACAACAGCAATTCCGAATGTGTGCGACAGTTGACACTGGATAAAATTGATTTGCAAGGACATACGCTGGGCGGAACATCTTCTTCCGCCGCGTCTTCACCGAAACAGTCCACGAACCAATCCTCTTCATTGCAATTAGGCCAAAAATATCCTGCAAAACTGGTGACATGCATTGACGGAGATACGGCGAGGTTTATGGTCAATGGACGGGAATATACCACCCGCTTTCTTTTCATCGACACTCCTGAAAGCACAATACAAGTTGAACCATATGGAAAAGAAGCAAGCCGGTTTACTTGTTCCCGATTAAGCCGCGGGGATATTACATTAGAAACAGATGGAAGCACGCTTTTTGACAAATATCGCCGATTATTAGCATGGGTCTGGGTAGGAGATAAACTGCTGCAGGAAGAAATTGCGAAAGCGGGGTTAGTGGAAGATTTTTATGATTACGGGGATTATAAATACGAAGACCGCATTCGCAAGGCAATGGATGAAGCGAAACAAGCCGGCGCAGGAATGTACGGGGCATCATCGTCAAAAATGAATTCAGCCGATCAGCAAACAAAAAGCGAAGGCCAAAAACCAGACATTCCGTCGCCTGATAATGAACAGAAAAACCAGCAAGCGGATCAGGAAACAACCGCAAAAGAAACTTCTGATTCCAACACGGAACGTCCTGTCTTTTACTTGCTTGTATTTGCATTTATCGTTGCCTTTTTCTACTTTTTAAGTCGAAAATAA
- a CDS encoding GNAT family N-acetyltransferase has translation MIRNANIEDLPAIVQIYNETIPSRMVTADLEPVTVESRKAWFFNHDPHTRPLWVVELDGHVRAWLSFQSFYGRPAYRHTAEISIYISGAYRGKGIGKQLLQKAVEEAPSLDIKTLLGFIFAHNEPSLRLFMRFGFETWGHLPKVAELDGIERDLLIVGKRMV, from the coding sequence ATGATTCGGAATGCAAACATTGAAGACTTGCCAGCAATTGTTCAAATATATAACGAAACGATTCCGTCAAGAATGGTAACGGCAGATCTTGAACCAGTGACCGTTGAAAGCAGGAAAGCGTGGTTTTTCAATCATGATCCGCATACGCGTCCGCTGTGGGTCGTAGAGCTGGATGGGCATGTGCGCGCATGGCTTAGTTTCCAATCGTTTTATGGGCGGCCGGCGTATCGCCATACGGCGGAAATCAGCATTTACATTTCCGGAGCGTATCGGGGAAAAGGAATCGGCAAACAGCTCTTGCAAAAAGCGGTGGAGGAAGCGCCTAGCTTGGATATCAAAACTCTTTTAGGGTTTATTTTTGCGCATAATGAGCCTAGTTTGCGGCTTTTTATGCGCTTTGGTTTTGAAACATGGGGACATCTTCCTAAAGTTGCCGAACTAGACGGGATCGAGCGGGATTTGCTCATTGTTGGCAAAAGAATGGTATAG
- a CDS encoding MFS transporter, which yields MNRTAIVYLVSLAAFLGPFTQTIYTPILPEVTKDFGTSSFLVNLTISIFTFFLALMQMVYGPLTDTKGRRNVLLFGVFLYITASLGCFFSNSIYVLLVFRALQAIGIAAGSVVAATVIGDLFEGKARGKAMGTFQMMVSLGPVAGPIVGGFLGGRFNFHSVFLVLVLAGLLIWVGNFIFLQETKPEKQLAKTFRLRDFIPILRHRTGSSIILLGFIQYYAMYNFLVFLPSILTERYGLSAEEKGIAYLAMSCMIVIGSFIGDAFKGIGKSAISFWQHHI from the coding sequence ATGAATCGCACTGCTATCGTTTATCTCGTCTCGCTTGCCGCGTTTCTCGGCCCATTTACACAGACGATTTACACCCCTATTTTACCAGAAGTAACAAAAGATTTTGGAACTTCTTCTTTTTTAGTGAATTTAACGATTTCGATTTTTACTTTTTTCTTGGCACTGATGCAAATGGTATACGGGCCTTTAACGGACACAAAAGGGCGGCGCAACGTGTTGCTCTTCGGAGTTTTCCTTTACATAACCGCATCGCTTGGCTGCTTTTTTTCCAACTCGATTTATGTCCTTCTTGTCTTTCGGGCTTTGCAAGCGATCGGAATCGCCGCTGGGTCGGTAGTTGCCGCAACCGTCATCGGGGATTTATTCGAGGGGAAAGCACGCGGAAAAGCGATGGGCACTTTTCAAATGATGGTTTCTCTCGGGCCGGTTGCCGGCCCGATCGTCGGCGGGTTTCTTGGCGGCAGGTTTAACTTCCATTCCGTCTTTCTCGTTCTCGTTTTGGCAGGATTGCTTATCTGGGTCGGAAACTTTATTTTTCTCCAAGAAACAAAACCGGAAAAACAATTGGCAAAAACATTCCGGCTTCGCGATTTTATCCCGATCCTTCGTCACCGAACAGGCTCATCGATTATTTTATTAGGATTTATTCAATATTACGCTATGTATAATTTTCTCGTTTTTCTTCCCAGCATTTTAACTGAACGATACGGTTTGTCTGCGGAAGAAAAAGGAATCGCCTATTTGGCGATGTCATGCATGATCGTCATTGGAAGTTTTATCGGGGACGCATTCAAGGGCATTGGCAAGAGCGCCATATCATTTTGGCAACATCATATTTAA
- a CDS encoding MFS transporter: MATSYLNVASILLFLIVSHISISLLLISIMLFGLFLGTSLPVQTTLLTYVFQANRSTAIGVYNFFRYMGMALGPMIGSLLFSLGGYALVYGFTDIGFFFFSLWLTARVMFMNRPTSSI; the protein is encoded by the coding sequence TTGGCAACATCATATTTAAATGTCGCGTCCATTTTGCTGTTTCTGATCGTTTCGCATATTTCCATTTCATTGCTGCTTATATCTATCATGCTGTTTGGCTTATTTTTAGGAACATCCTTGCCGGTGCAGACGACTTTGTTAACGTACGTGTTTCAAGCGAACCGTTCTACCGCCATCGGGGTATATAACTTTTTCCGCTACATGGGAATGGCTTTGGGACCAATGATCGGAAGTTTGCTATTCTCGTTAGGAGGATATGCTCTCGTATACGGATTCACTGATATCGGATTCTTTTTCTTCTCGCTTTGGTTAACCGCGCGCGTCATGTTTATGAATCGTCCAACCTCTTCTATATAA
- a CDS encoding purine/pyrimidine permease yields MRQVISSLQWFLFIISGSIVVPVTVASLYQLETADAMAFISRTFFVLAVAGLLQTAFGHRLPLNEGPAGIWWGIFILYASFGVALYGTRAETLRVLESALIMSGILFMLLSLLGIVDRLARLFTPTVTGTYLLLLAVQLSGSFLKGLLGVDETGKVSIVVAALSTIIIFLSLWMTNHPVLRQFSIIVSMITGWILFRLFGFAPSIHWTEKWFEFPKWFAFGPPRWEWGIVPTAFFVTLLLLTNMLASVKVVESVMKAEKANAGNPSPKRAGFMMGISHMISGVLAAIGSVPISGAASFIATSKITKRLPFVIACVLIMLMSLFMPAVSLFTAMPAAVGYAAIFPMFAGMITLGLKELEQNGGWKERAEQVSLPLFTGIGVMFVPSEAFAPLPPVIASVASNGLIVGTLLSIFAGSSGRKKRGYFCIEVALLYRRGWTIHKHDARG; encoded by the coding sequence GTGAGGCAAGTTATTTCCTCCCTGCAATGGTTTTTATTCATTATATCGGGAAGCATTGTCGTGCCGGTGACAGTAGCTTCTTTGTACCAGCTTGAAACGGCGGACGCGATGGCGTTTATTTCGCGGACATTTTTTGTGTTAGCGGTCGCTGGATTGTTGCAAACCGCTTTTGGTCATCGTCTCCCTCTCAATGAAGGGCCTGCCGGAATTTGGTGGGGGATTTTTATTTTGTACGCAAGCTTTGGGGTCGCGTTATACGGTACCCGTGCGGAAACGCTTCGTGTCCTTGAAAGTGCGCTGATCATGAGCGGAATTTTGTTTATGTTATTGAGTTTGCTTGGAATTGTAGACCGTCTTGCCCGTCTGTTCACTCCGACGGTAACCGGGACGTATTTGCTTCTTCTTGCGGTGCAGCTGAGCGGATCGTTTTTAAAAGGATTGCTTGGAGTGGATGAGACAGGAAAAGTCTCTATCGTTGTCGCAGCGCTGTCGACGATCATTATTTTTTTGTCGCTATGGATGACCAATCATCCTGTTTTACGGCAGTTCAGCATTATTGTCAGCATGATCACCGGCTGGATATTGTTCCGTTTGTTTGGATTTGCCCCTTCCATCCATTGGACGGAAAAGTGGTTTGAATTTCCTAAATGGTTTGCGTTCGGGCCGCCGCGTTGGGAATGGGGCATCGTTCCTACCGCCTTTTTTGTTACGCTTTTGCTTTTAACGAATATGTTAGCAAGCGTGAAAGTAGTGGAAAGTGTCATGAAAGCAGAGAAAGCAAATGCCGGGAATCCTTCTCCGAAGCGGGCTGGTTTCATGATGGGAATCAGCCATATGATTAGCGGGGTGCTGGCGGCGATCGGTTCCGTTCCGATATCTGGAGCGGCGTCGTTTATTGCCACAAGCAAAATTACGAAGCGGCTTCCTTTTGTCATTGCTTGCGTTCTCATTATGCTGATGAGTTTGTTCATGCCGGCGGTATCTTTGTTTACCGCTATGCCTGCCGCGGTAGGATATGCCGCTATTTTCCCGATGTTTGCTGGAATGATTACGCTTGGATTGAAAGAATTAGAGCAAAACGGTGGATGGAAAGAGCGGGCGGAACAAGTAAGCCTGCCGCTATTTACAGGAATCGGAGTGATGTTTGTGCCTTCTGAAGCGTTCGCTCCGCTGCCGCCGGTGATTGCTTCGGTGGCGAGCAACGGATTGATCGTTGGCACGCTGCTGTCCATTTTTGCTGGAAGCAGTGGCAGGAAAAAAAGGGGCTACTTCTGCATCGAAGTAGCGTTGTTATATAGAAGAGGTTGGACGATTCATAAACATGACGCGCGCGGTTAA
- a CDS encoding H-type small acid-soluble spore protein: protein MDINRVKQIVSSPADIPVYYNGVSVWIDDYNEQEETATIHLRDGHLREQREVPVEELTEKQ, encoded by the coding sequence ATGGATATAAATCGGGTAAAACAAATTGTTTCATCTCCTGCAGATATTCCGGTTTATTACAATGGAGTATCTGTTTGGATTGATGATTATAATGAGCAAGAAGAAACAGCCACAATTCATTTGCGTGACGGGCATCTGCGCGAACAGCGGGAAGTGCCTGTAGAGGAGCTTACAGAGAAACAATAG